A stretch of Onychomys torridus chromosome 2, mOncTor1.1, whole genome shotgun sequence DNA encodes these proteins:
- the Nans gene encoding sialic acid synthase — MAVEFLHELNVPFFKVGSGDTNNFPYLEKTAKKGRPMVISSGMQSMDTMKQVYRLVKPLNPNFCFLQCTSAYPLQPEDANLRVISEYQKLFPDIPIGYSGHETGIAISVAAVALGAKVLERHITLDKTWKGSDHLASLEPGELAELVRSVRLVERALGSPTKQLLPCEMACNEKLGKSVVAKVRIPEGTVLTLDMLTVKVGEPKGYPPEDIFNLVGKKVLVTVEEDDTIMEDSVESHSKKIKS; from the exons ATGGCGGTTGAGTTTCTGCATGAACTGAATGTTCCATTTTTCAAAGTTGGATCTGGCGACACTAACAATTTTCCTTATCTGGAGAAGACGGCCAAGAAAG GTCGTCCTATGGTGATCTCCAGTGGGATGCAGTCAATGGACACCATGAAGCAGGTCTACCGGCTCGTGAAACCCCTCAACCCCAACTTCTGCTTCCTGCAGTGCACCAGCGCCTACCCGCTGCAGCCGGAGGACGCCAACCTGCGCGTCATCTCG GAATACCAGAAACTCTTTCCTGACATTCCCATAGGGTATTCTGGCCATGAGACAGGCATCGCCATATCAGTGGCTGCGGTGGCTCTGGGGGCCAAGGTGTTGGAACGTCACATAACTTTGGACAAAACTTGGAAGGGGAGCGACCACCTAGCCTCACTGGAGCCTGGAGAACTGGCAGAGCTGGTGCGCTCTGTGCGCCTGGTGGAGCGGGCATTGGGCTCCCCAACCAAGCAGCTGCTGCCCTGTGAGATGGCCTGTAATGAGAAG CTGGGCAAGTCTGTGGTGGCCAAAGTGAGAATCCCAGAAGGCACCGTCCTGACCCTGGACATGCTCACTGTGAAGGTGGGGGAGCCCAAAGGCTATCCTCCTGAAGACATCTTCAACCTAGTGGGCAAGAAGGTGCTGGTCACTGTTGAAGAAGATGATACAATCATGGAAGACTCTGTGGAAAGTCACAGCAAGAAAATCAAGTCTTAA
- the Trim14 gene encoding tripartite motif-containing protein 14 produces MESGAAGAPTPAQPNAACGWRCPEHSERLAELFCHRCGRCVCTLCPVLGAHRGHPVGLAQEEAARVQKLIQDCVECLATKKKQHVDSIAHLEDTGERLKAYADSSKDWLTQKFTELRLLLDEEEVLAKKFIDKNTQLTLQVYREQAESCRKQIEAMDDFSTRVWVISLEPNPVQLLQAYIATKSEMGQQMRPSELSHPVPLSFEPVKNFFKEFMGAIQDTLQTPMDTRLKENINCQLSGSSSTKPGTLWKTSSSPERSLFLKYARTPTLDPDTMHSRLRLSTDGLTVRCALLGRLGPRPAPRFDALRQVLGRDGFAAGRHYWEVDVQEAGVGWWVGAAYPSLRRHGASAASRLGCNRESWCVKRYDLEYWAFHDCQRSRLQPRRDPHRLGIFLDYEAGILAFYDVAGGMSHLHTFHAAFQEPLYPALRLWEGAISIPRLP; encoded by the exons ATGGAGAGCGGAGCAGCCGGCGCGCCGACACCGGCCCAGCCCAACGCGGCTTGCGGCTGGCGCTGCCCTGAGCACAGCGAACGCCTGGCTGAGCTCTTCTGTCACCGCTGCGGCCGTTGCGTGTGCACGCTGTGCCCGGTGCTGGGGGCCCACCGCGGCCACCCGGTGGGCCTGGCCCAGGAGGAGGCTGCGCGCGTGCAG AAACTCATCCAGGACTGTGTAGAGTGTTTGGCAACCAAGAAGAAGCAGCATGTTGACAGCATAGCCCACTTAGAAGACACCGGGGAAAGGCTCAAG gctTATGCAGACTCAAGTAAAGATTGGCTGACACAGAAGTTCACAGAACTCAGATTACTCCTTGATGAAGAGGAAGTACTAGCCAAAAAATTCATCGATAAGAACACACAGCTCACCCTCCAGGTGTACAGGGAGCAAGCAGAGTCTTGCAGGAAGCAAATTGAGGCCATGGATGATTTCTCTACCAGGGTGTGGGTCATCAGCCTGGAGCCCAAcccagtccagctgctgcag GCATATATAGCCACTAAGTCAGAGATGGGACAGCAGATGAGGCCCTCGGAGCTGAGCCACCCAGTGCCCCTGTCCTTCGAGCCTGTCAAGAACTTCTTTAAGGAGTTTATGGGAGCCATCCAGGACACTTTACAGACACCAATGGACACTCGCCTGAAGGAAA ACATAAACTGCCAGCTTTCCGGCTCCTCCAGCACCAAGCCAGGCACCCTGTGGAAAACCAGCTCTTCCCCAGAGAGATCACTCTTCTTGAAAT ACGCCCGCACGCCTACGCTGGACCCGGACACGATGCACAGTCGCCTGCGTCTGTCGACGGACGGACTGACCGTCCGCTGCGCGCTGCTGGGCCGCCTGGGGCCGCGCCCCGCGCCACGATTCGACGCCCTGCGTCAGGTGCTGGGCCGCGACGGCTTCGCAGCCGGACGCCACTACTGGGAGGTGGACGTGCAGGAGGCGGGCGTGGGCTGGTGGGTGGGCGCCGCCTACCCGTCCCTGCGGCGCCACGGGGCCTCCGCCGCCTCCCGCCTGGGCTGCAACCGCGAGTCGTGGTGCGTGAAGCGCTACGACCTGGAGTACTGGGCCTTCCACGACTGCCAGCGAAGCCGCCTGCAGCCCCGCCGCGACCCCCACCGGCTCGGCATCTTCCTGGACTACGAAGCTGGCATTCTGGCCTTCTACGACGTGGCGGGTGGCATGAGCCATTTGCACACCTTCCACGCAGCCTTCCAGGAGCCACTCTATCCGGCCCTGCGCCTCTGGGAGGGGGCCATCAGCATCCCTCGGCTGCCCTAG